Part of the Mytilus trossulus isolate FHL-02 chromosome 2, PNRI_Mtr1.1.1.hap1, whole genome shotgun sequence genome is shown below.
tattcaaatataaagaTGATTTTTGACACAGTCGTGGTATTTTTTTAAGAGTTTATCTTagcaacaaaattaattttcatcatAAAGCTTCAAGTTTAATCATGAATAAGAGTTATGAGTTTCCTAAAAACAAGTTGAGTCAATTCTTTCAAAACAAAGTATTGCATTTGAACGATCATCAATTTTATTCTACATATTATAACATTAAATGTGAAAGCTTTACTGAACCACACGCGCATATTGATGAAATATATCTGCATGACGATACTaactgatacctttgataattaattattataaataaactgttcatAACACTTAAATCTTTTCTGAATAATGAGGATTTTCTACTACTTAAgcgttttgctcattgttgaatggcTTGCAGTGATCTATAATCGTTAATGTCTATGTAATTTGATGTTTTGTTGAGATTTGTcacattggcattcataccgcatctttttcttttattttattttttatgttttttttcgaattttcgGGTCCTaaatcaatgctcttcaaccttgTTTTTTATTCTgcctttttgatatttttgattcAAGTGTTCCTGGTGTGTTCTATATAAACAACATTATCAAGaagaaagtaaatattttgcgACGTTCGAACCGATTACCGTAATGGATGCGCACCAATCAAGTCAACGGGCGCGAAAATTTaaacccgcgagcccccttaaatcGTTGCTTGAACATTTTGTATaatcaaagttgaaaaaattccaaggtatttttttcttctttagttAGATatgaagataaatatattgCCAGTATTAATTTCAGGCATGAAAactgaagaaaaagaaataaaagttattatCACTTGAGTAACCAGCCTATACACTACAAACCAGAAAaagtctgaaatggcctatatctgtactcgactgtactgatttttactcgaccagtctgaattggTCTGAAACTTACTCGATAGTACTCGACTGTAGTCTGGACCATACTTAACAGTCTGAACTTGTACTCGACCTTTACTCGACCAGTACTTAACCATTTTGTGTGTGTCTGAACTATACTCGACcaagtctgaaccatactcgacctagtctgaatcatactcgacctagtctgaaccatactcgaccagtctgaaccTTTCTCGACCTAGTCTGATTCATACTCGACCTAGTTTTTACCAACCTAGACCTATTTCTGTACCTCTCTactgtatttcatcaatttagGAGCTATATCTAACaacagttatttccctttgccaaaaatttaaacaacaatttgaaatccatattatatttattacagcACACATACTCAAAATTTcacaataaacataatataatcaTCAATTCAACATTCATCAACACTATAgtcagttttaaaaattattatacaataaattaacttttcctttaaattaatttttaaaacataaaaacagttatttccctttgccataaattttaaacaacaatttgaaatctatattgtatttattacaGCATTGACCCAAAATTTCAcgaaaaacataatataatatatataaataaatttagactttagggtatatatatatatccaatccctaaaatagaaaaaataaagaggTAATCAACGGATGTGATTtatagacaattttaaaaaatattatgcaaTAAATTAACTTTTCCTTGAAAGGATTTTGATATATTCTAGTCAATTCTAGATGATGTTTTCATGGTAGGAAATTTTAATTCACCCGAATTTCACCAATctaaaagaattcaaataggAAATGATACTAATATTTACagcagaaaaaagaaaaatgtcttaaaaggtattttaaataaatttatgaattgttaacagaatatattttttgtataacagCTTTTTGAAATGAACTTGCATGTTTAATGATTCTAATTTAAGGATTGGCATTTGCATACCATAAACAGTCCAgtggctattttttttaaatttcaaataggaaaatttcaaagtACAAAGGTACCCTGGACAAAGCCTGGGCATGCCAAACACAGTCCAATTACTGACATAAATTTATTTACCTTAaagtggtacctaacactacagggagataactctgcaatatcagctaaacgttttaattacgttgtgttgttaagggaatattaagcttctcaatgatcaaaattagtgtttttcaaactgctatataaccagtgtaatttttctgataaaacggttggttcaaattttctgatttttttaaatttttgtcaatgggtcaaagtaaatactttgtaaaaatcttaagaaaattaaacgagccaaattaattttagtcaaagtgttgggtaccaccttaattagGAACATTTCAATTTACAAGGGCATCCTGCACATGGCACGGGCATACCTTATGAAGTTATTTTATATCTGTTAAATAACTAACAACAGATTTGAGAcctcaataaataaaaatttatatataatatgattgaCACAAGTACAAATTATATACAAGTTCAATTAGCACATTTTCGTCATTGTAAGACAGCAAAGTACATAATAcactttcttaattttttttataacaaagcaTTAAGTAAAATATCAGTTGTTTTGATCATCactttttgaaaacattataaaaatttaaagaatatcaGACGATTTTCTCGAAATATCAAGCTCTATGTTTGCaagcaataaaatttaaaatagggaatgtgtcaaagagcataaagcagacaacagccaaaggccaccaatgggtcttcaatgtagcaagacaAACTCCCACACCCTTAGGTGTCCTTCTgctggcccttaaacaaatatgtatacatgtactagtttagtgataatggaggtcatactaaactttgaattatacacaagaaactaaaattaaaaattgcacaagactaacaaaggccagaggctcctgacttgggacagtcagTTTGTATTTTTGGTTATATAATGAAGTGCTGTTCTCTTTGACTAGATGTTCACAAAATACCATATAgtctttttgtataaaattaaaaaaattgaaattctaTATACCCGGTACATAACTGTAGcataaagatattattaaaataatgatagAGATAGGCATAACCAAAGACAGTATGCTTATAATTTGCTTATTATCTTATCCATTTATGTAAAGAGGTTCACAGAAAACTGACAACTTGTACAAAAGGTCTGTACAACCACAACTGTAACATATTCAACAGGTGGTTTAAGCATTTAAAAACCAAATAACACCATCCTCAACTGCTGTGACAATAGGATTGCTGATATCCTTCAAAAGACATAATTTTGAAGTCAATGTTACATTCTCTGCAAACCAAAAAGATCCACTTGCCTCTGGTAAAGGAAATACATCTAGTCGTACCCAAGTAAAAACATTGTCCATGAAACAGTGTTGGTATATCTGCTTGATCTTTCCAAACAGCATTGTTGGATGTCTTACACATACAATATAGTCACATGATCTTGAGACTGACTGATATAAATAAGTAGTGAAATACACCTCTCTCTTGCGGTCTTCGTCATATCTAAACACTGTATTTTTCTTCTCTACTGTGGGATCTACATCAAATTGTTCAAATTGTAAGTTTGGAAAAATTTCTTTGTATCTACAATGTAGATCTTTAATGTCCTCCCGTTGTAATAAGCTGTTGGATAGTATACTATTGACACTGGTAACAGGATATTCCTCACTTGGCAAAACTTTCTCTGCAACTTTATGGAGTGCATTCTTCCTGCTACTGTCAGATTTGACTGATCCAttgaacaaattgaaaacaCTCCAGTCATATATCTGGAAAAAAAGAcaagacaataaaacaaaattgtaatatattatCTAAATTGTACGACTGAGGACATAACTTATTATCAAAATCCTATTTTTTGGGGTTGGGGGGTTGGGAAGGGGGGGAAGCTCTTCAATACTTATTTGATAAGTGGAGATACTGGGTACTGTAACCCaacccgttttttttttaattaaagttaatcttaaaaaaatatgtctttttttcatatattgtgCAGACCTGCcaaatttgtaaaatctttacagGGGATTTAGTGCAATTTTTGTGGCGTTTCAGTATGCAATATCCTTTACTCTTGAAATGGtctcattttcttatttttcctTTGGGTATTCTGATGATGAGCTAAGGAGCCAAActtgtgttgaaggccgttaattgacctataatggtttacttttataaattgtgatttggattgagagttgtctcattggcactcacacagcatcttcctatatctaaggaGCCTTGATTTCTTGAATTGTATGATTCTTGTTCTAATTAGTTGGCAATATAActtaaagaatagagaaaagtAGCCTTAATAAATAAAAGACTTTCTTATCATTGCACCATGACCCAAATGACCTAAACCTAGATGTCCTTGAGCTAGAAGGATGAAGATGAAGACAGAGTTAGTCTATCACAATTTATGAGAAAATGGataaaatttgagttatctgTCTTTGAAATCAAAGGTGCTTTTACTGCCGAAGGCTTATACACAGTAAAAGTGAATACAAAATGGCATCAAAATTTAATCAGGACTGGGCAGAAACACGTcagatttcaaaaataaaattcaagatcaATGCTGTTTTCTACTGAGCTAATTATAGTTTTTGACTTTCAGTAGTTACTTATGAGTTTGTCATGAAACTATGGTAAACACTGCTAAGAGTGACCATATGATAAATTGATTCTGTttacaaattaattaatttgaagACTTTTATGACCTATCAGACAGGCAGATTACTTGAACAACAAATCATGACACCTGTTGTGACCTTTAATCAGGGTAGTGTCgtatactttttataaaatatgtccccatgtaaaattatagattaataaaaatttatcagaaaaaataaaactggtAACCAATAATTTTCTAGGTTTCCAACTTTTACACGCCAGGTATCAGTTTTTTGTTCAGTCCTGAAAATGAGGATAGTTCGGAGGTCTGATTTGGTTTATATCTATTTGGTATATAGAAAGTATCCTTGATTTTCTGGCTGGTTTAGTCTTGTTACTCTGCACTCATATGATTGACCGAGCACAAGAATGTTTAACCACAGAGTAGAAAACCtgtcagaggcggatttaggggagGGGGCCCTGTTTggagaaaaaatttggttgcttatatagggaatcactgaagcgtgactggaacggccccccacttatgaaaatttctggatctgccactgattGTAGAACCTATATACAAAAGTTGGTAATATGAAAATGGTCATAAATAGTTGCTTACACAGTATGTTTGCATGACTGTAGATTCTTCATGCCCATGCTGTAAAATCTGTCTTGTTATCCAGCTGTTGGCTCTTTCTAGTGGATACAACCACCTATCATATAATGGTCCAAAGTCCATAAACCCCTCAGGTATGTGGTGAAGTAAATGTGTCGTCAAATTCTGTAATgttaattatgaaatatatagaTAGAGAAGAaactattaaaatgaaaatgaccatTTCTCAATCTGTTATTAATTGTTGCTCCTTATCAAATAACCAtagaaagggagataacttttaaaataagtaattttatgcttttaaagaaatttctttttttactgGTAGCAAGAACATGAGTTTTATAACTtctctctttaaaaaaaaaaaactcttatcAAGCTTTCTttctaattacaaaaaaaaacatgctttttcatgtataatttacACAACAGCAATTTTAAGCACCATACCATACGGTGACCTCTAGCTGTTTAATTCTGAGTCATTGGGTCTTTtttgagagttgtctcgttggcaatcataccacatcttatttgtttatataaaagataaaaataagtATTCCTCACTAGTTCCAAACTAGAAGTTTCAAgaacctgtgtcgctcaccttggtgcATACTAAAAAATGGAAggataaattcatgacaaaattgtgttttgtaatcatgatgtgtttgtatatctcaCTTTActatcaatcaatcactcaaatatttattgtcatataaataaaattgagaatggatattataaaaatctgaacaataagtttgtgacaaataatataatgatataaacatacacaaaatactgaaaattcttGTTGCttcatttatctctatctataatgaacttggcccagtaattacagtggaaaatattttctaaaaattttaatacaaaaatttatgaaaattgttaaaaaattaatataaagggcaattactccttaaggggtcaactgacaattttggtcatattgacttatttgtagatcttgctttgctgaacattattggtgtttacagtttatctatatctgtaataatattcaagataataaccaaaaactgcaaaatttctttaaaattactaatttaggggtagcaacacaacaactggttgtctgaaaattttattcatgtcagatttgctcttaatcctttggtttcagagttataagccaaaatctacattttacccctatgttctattttgagtcatggtggccatcttggtttgttggcaGGGTCatgcacacatttttaaaactaaataccccaatgatgattgcggtcaagtttggttaaagGACGCCAGGTGATGAGataaagctcacttgaccttttaggtcaggtgagctaaaaatagtATTAAAAGAACAAATCAATTTCTGGAAAAGAACTGACCTTTGACAGGAAAACTGAGAAACCTATTCAATTTAATACTGTATACCAATTTATTTTGGCAGATACTTAAATTAGTGTTTTACCCTTTCTGGTCCACTTCACAGCCATTTAATTGAGCAATGttcttatttatttgatgtAATTTTGATAAGAAAGATTCAGGTTTTTGAtgattatttatgattattttctaCTCGAGAAAGTGgcaaaaataagtttgtttacagTTGGTCTTTTAAtttgatcatctttgcagtgcATTAATTTGTCAGTACACgcatattcaaatatattataacaaaataccTGTAACGTCAGTGGAAAATCTCTCTCAAGTAGTGTCACAGCAATATGGGTGTCTTCTATCAAAGTAGGAATTTCATCTTTCAGGTATGAAGGTTTAACAAGTCTGCTCAACACATCAAATAGTTGAAAAAGTGTCTTCTCTTGTTGCTGTCCTAGTAGACCTCTCAAACACCATGAAGCAGCATTTTGGGTTACAAActgaaaagttaattaaaaaatgtacatgaacataCAGCTATACTAATTTTAAGCAAAttccatttttcatatttgccaACTTTTCAAGTTTAAGcttaattaaaagaaatagcTTAGTCCATAAAATCATTTCCGATTTTCCTCTACCACCTcttaattatttcttattttttatcattcctTTTTAAGTAtggtttaaattttgtttaaatgtatgcATTAAAACATCTGAACCaatcttatttttgttttgttgattttaaccTTGTCATTTTCTTATAGTGGACAGTTGTCTATgtaatcatcatgatcatacaacattataattttttttattttgctttcccagtttataagtttgactgactgttttcatagatatatatacatgatataagaagatgtggtatgaaggccaaggagacaactctccatccaagtcacaattattAAAAGGTAAAACATTATAGATCAAACAATTCTGTTACTTTTCAGTGTGTGTTTAGCTCAGTGTTTATGGATGTGATTGTGCAGTGACTTATATGGCttacaaaatacattaatttctATAGTTAGGACTGTGATGGATAATTATTTTTTCCCCGATGAGCCAGAATTTCTAAAATAGTATATGTTAATTATCCAGAtgtaataaacatgataaacaccCTTACAAAACCTTAGCTAGGTATAAAACTGAAAGACTTATAAACTACAAGCAGAATTTAGTGAATTAATACCTTtccataatttttaatattatgagTCATAttctatttcaaattttgattaataaaaacttcacaataatttctgaatttacagtattattgTCTTCTTTCAAGCACTAGAAATGTTCTAaatacaggggcggatccagccattttaaaaggggaggtggttcctaacccaggataaaaggggggggggggggggggtgttccaattacatgtcctcattcaaatgcattgatcgttaaaaaaaaaagtgggtcCCAACCCCCAGAACCCCtatctggatccgcgcctgaaatattaaatttgatttaacaaCTTACCTGTTGCTTTCCATGCATTGTACGAAGTGTCCACTGTCTGGTGAAATGGTCAGCAGGTGTATAGTCGAATCCTCGAGGGTACTGAATGGATTGTGCTCTTTTGTCTGCAAGTTTTACTTGACTCTTTGAGAGAGACCATGGAGCATCTGGAAAACTGACTTCTTCTTCGGTGACAACATTTGTTGACTGGGGCTCTGactgttttttctgttttttcttaGGTTGTTTTCCCTGATCTGTACTCTTTCTTTTATTGGTCACCCAAGTTTGCTCAAATCTGTTGTATTGCTTCTCACAATTTCGCACTTTTGCACTGTCAGTTTTCCCACTAATGAAATCTAACACATTCGAAATAACATCTGAAATGGTATGCATACCATCTGTTTGCATTTGCTTTAGTCTGTCAAAATACGGAAGTGGATACAAGGGATGAATGCCTCTTAAACCAGTTTCTTTCTGGTGGATGGTCTTTTGGTTCTTGTTTGGTTTCAAATCAAAATCTTTACGTGCTGTCATTTCTTCATCTTTAGAGTAAAATGCAGGCTTTGGATCATTGACAACGGTTTTAAGTGCAAAGTTTGTGCAGTCAAGTCTATAGGCAGAATCATCACTTAGGAACTGTCTGTTTGATATGTGGATTGTTTTGTTCAGGGAATTGTTCCTTACACCAACTTCTTTGCAGAACGTGCATGATCTTAATGCTGCTTGACCTGATAAGTGCAGCAATTTTGCAAATGCTGGAATATCACACAGATATTGGAGTAGCGCTATCTTAACTGTCACTGGAGCATCTTTGTGGGAATCATATAGCTGACATTCCATATTGGACAGCAACTCATCAACCAATATTGTAATATATGGATCCAAAGACTTAGGCTCTTTTCTTCCATTCCCTGGGATAATGCCGACCAACATCATTGGTCCTAGAAGGTAGCGAATCTCCTGAGGCAATGATATCCAAGTCAAGATGATAGGCCACATAGATTTCTGAGCAGCATTGTTTTTGTTAGGATTTACACCATCAGTAAATAGTGCAAGTGGTACACAGTGCTCAACATCAGTGTCTTTAAATATACCGTTATTTAATTCTGCTTGGAATATTTGTCCATCAGTATAGTCACACAGTTTCCCATTTGTGTCAAGTTTCTTTGCATAAAGTATTTTTGCTAAATTCTTTGTTCCGAACCAACGAGCAAGTCTTGGAACAACTGGCATATAGCTGAATGTCTTCTTACAACGATTGGTGTCTTTATACAGAAGTGATTCATTACAAATGCTGCACTCACGGATACTGTCATTCATTGGATATATTTTACAGTCATT
Proteins encoded:
- the LOC134708370 gene encoding uncharacterized protein LOC134708370, which translates into the protein METDLYGTERSTVLLYNMASSSKQKCMCTLCNGKSVPRKTFKIHCAKTHASHLNSISQLDNVSTSSYNKKVQAQQEKNDLQKPLYEGSSRTLIEAISEHFLIFSSNSGMSKAALTECLQHEKRIMPQPNYLPASYKEAVKMIKPSLIPIKQYKCCVNDCKIYPMNDSIRECSICNESLLYKDTNRCKKTFSYMPVVPRLARWFGTKNLAKILYAKKLDTNGKLCDYTDGQIFQAELNNGIFKDTDVEHCVPLALFTDGVNPNKNNAAQKSMWPIILTWISLPQEIRYLLGPMMLVGIIPGNGRKEPKSLDPYITILVDELLSNMECQLYDSHKDAPVTVKIALLQYLCDIPAFAKLLHLSGQAALRSCTFCKEVGVRNNSLNKTIHISNRQFLSDDSAYRLDCTNFALKTVVNDPKPAFYSKDEEMTARKDFDLKPNKNQKTIHQKETGLRGIHPLYPLPYFDRLKQMQTDGMHTISDVISNVLDFISGKTDSAKVRNCEKQYNRFEQTWVTNKRKSTDQGKQPKKKQKKQSEPQSTNVVTEEEVSFPDAPWSLSKSQVKLADKRAQSIQYPRGFDYTPADHFTRQWTLRTMHGKQQFVTQNAASWCLRGLLGQQQEKTLFQLFDVLSRLVKPSYLKDEIPTLIEDTHIAVTLLERDFPLTLQNLTTHLLHHIPEGFMDFGPLYDRWLYPLERANSWITRQILQHGHEESTVMQTYCIYDWSVFNLFNGSVKSDSSRKNALHKVAEKVLPSEEYPVTSVNSILSNSLLQREDIKDLHCRYKEIFPNLQFEQFDVDPTVEKKNTVFRYDEDRKREVYFTTYLYQSVSRSCDYIVCVRHPTMLFGKIKQIYQHCFMDNVFTWVRLDVFPLPEASGSFWFAENVTLTSKLCLLKDISNPIVTAVEDGVIWFLNA